A part of Spirochaetae bacterium HGW-Spirochaetae-1 genomic DNA contains:
- a CDS encoding phenylalanine--tRNA ligase subunit alpha, whose product MKEALENIKKLTLERIKTIGKLDELEAVRIEVLGRKGELTQILRSLGALSHELKAQIGKLSNEIKNELEKALDERKNQLSDATIDELLGKEWIDVTLNPRAAAQNNTGHLHPISQIQYEIEDIFTSMGFEILDGPEAETEHYNFEALNIPKHHPARDMQDTFWTEDGNLLRTHTSAIQVRGMEKLKPPFRVIGPGRVFRYETTDASHENTFYQVEGMMVDRDISVSHLIYFMKQLLKEIFRRDVRIRLRPGYFPFVEPGFELDINCLICGGSGCSVCKQSGWVELLPCGLVHPNVLRFGGIDPDQWSGFAFGLGLNRLVMMRYGINDIRHFLSGDIRFLNQF is encoded by the coding sequence ATGAAAGAAGCACTGGAAAATATCAAAAAACTAACTCTTGAACGCATAAAGACCATCGGAAAGCTCGACGAACTTGAGGCCGTCCGCATCGAGGTACTGGGCCGCAAGGGAGAACTGACGCAGATCCTCCGTTCATTGGGAGCACTTTCACATGAATTAAAGGCCCAGATAGGAAAACTCTCTAACGAAATAAAGAATGAGCTGGAAAAGGCCCTGGACGAGAGAAAAAACCAGCTCAGCGACGCCACCATCGATGAACTCCTGGGAAAGGAGTGGATTGATGTCACCCTGAATCCCCGCGCCGCCGCGCAGAACAACACCGGGCACCTCCACCCCATCTCGCAGATACAGTATGAAATTGAAGATATATTCACTTCCATGGGATTTGAGATCCTCGACGGCCCCGAGGCGGAAACCGAACACTACAACTTTGAGGCCCTGAACATTCCCAAGCATCACCCGGCCCGGGACATGCAGGACACCTTCTGGACCGAGGACGGAAACCTTCTGCGCACCCATACCTCGGCAATCCAGGTGCGGGGCATGGAGAAGCTGAAGCCTCCCTTCAGGGTAATCGGTCCCGGCAGGGTATTCCGCTACGAAACCACCGACGCCTCCCACGAGAACACCTTTTACCAAGTCGAGGGGATGATGGTGGACAGGGACATCTCCGTATCGCATCTCATCTATTTCATGAAACAGCTTCTCAAGGAAATATTCAGGCGTGATGTCAGGATACGCCTCCGTCCCGGCTACTTTCCCTTCGTGGAGCCGGGCTTTGAACTGGACATCAACTGTCTCATCTGCGGTGGATCGGGATGCAGCGTGTGCAAGCAGAGCGGATGGGTGGAACTTCTCCCCTGCGGGCTGGTCCATCCCAATGTACTCCGCTTCGGCGGCATTGATCCCGACCAGTGGTCCGGCTTCGCCTTCGGGCTGGGACTCAACAGGCTGGTCATGATGCGTTACGGCATCAACGACATCAGGCATTTCCTGAGCGGCGACATCAGATTTCTCAATCAATTCTAA
- a CDS encoding VapC toxin family PIN domain ribonuclease, which translates to MKALDTNIIIRFLVNDDKKQGEAVKTLFLKTEKKGESFFITNTVLLETIYVLDSVYEYERKEILNALELMSMMKIIIFENPDVVHHLINSGRKSKTELEDLLIGIIAKEYGCESTITFDKKAAASKLFEMLY; encoded by the coding sequence ATGAAAGCTCTTGATACTAATATCATAATACGATTTCTGGTTAATGATGATAAAAAGCAGGGTGAGGCCGTTAAGACGCTGTTTCTTAAAACAGAAAAAAAGGGAGAATCATTTTTTATTACCAATACGGTTCTGCTTGAAACAATCTACGTACTCGATTCGGTCTATGAATATGAGCGAAAGGAAATACTGAATGCACTGGAGCTGATGTCCATGATGAAAATCATTATTTTTGAAAATCCAGACGTAGTCCATCATCTCATCAACTCGGGCAGAAAATCAAAAACAGAACTTGAGGACCTGCTCATAGGCATTATTGCGAAAGAATATGGCTGTGAGAGCACAATTACGTTCGATAAAAAGGCAGCGGCATCAAAACTGTTTGAAATGCTGTACTAA
- a CDS encoding phenylalanine--tRNA ligase subunit beta, translating to MWLSWNIISKMVNLDGVDPGELALKITMSTAEIDSIEYMNQHLKTIITAKILDVKPHPNADKLTLVDLEAGGENLRVVCGAPNHKKGDIVPLATVGTKFNEEFTVKKSKIRGEESSGMLCSEKEMGLSDDHSGIMILPENTKTGVAMSELYGEWVDIRFEIDNKSITHRPDLWSHVGFAREIGALLGRPVKDPVDHSLAKTFKNTADLKVTIKDPEACPRYSGLAVKNIKIGPSPEWLKAMVTSIGMRPINNIVDVTNYVMAELGEPMHAFDRKKLRGNEIIVRLAGKNETIMTLDGKEHALFEDDIVIADTGVPIALAGVMGGGNSEIEDGTTEIVLEAANFSPVLIRKTAQKHNNRTEAAIRFEKSLSPEITPSALIRCYDLIKQCLPEAEAMTEIIDAYPVPQKTVTIEMTMDYIREKLGNDIADARIMEILTSLAFQVKQDGASLSIIVPPYRATKDVSIPADIVEEVGRIYGYDNIIAKAPYVPCSPPAVNGIRTFERKVKQILSRDFSMTETSGYSFVGEDILNKLGINEDRELRLQNPLSREHDRLNRSLIPNAVKNIDVNQRYHETCITYEMGRVYIKDDRKSPDLIKERTKIAGVIYARKTAEPLFYQAKSTVTGLLDMLAVKNAVLSPQSENLPPYAHPGRSMSVTVDGEPMGLIFELHPRKARALEISGTAALFDLDITALYGAEKSVPVFSELQKYPEVPFEISVIADSMVYAGDIAKIIANANRQYIKRTDVLTIYEGTQIEKGKKSISFRIILAAPDRTLEPAEIDKMQKKIIGDLKAKGFPLR from the coding sequence ATGTGGTTATCATGGAATATAATATCAAAAATGGTGAATCTCGACGGGGTCGATCCCGGGGAACTGGCGCTGAAAATAACCATGTCAACGGCGGAGATAGATTCTATTGAATACATGAACCAGCACCTGAAAACCATCATCACGGCGAAAATACTCGACGTGAAACCCCATCCCAATGCCGACAAACTCACCCTGGTGGACCTGGAAGCGGGCGGCGAAAATCTGCGTGTCGTATGCGGGGCCCCCAATCACAAAAAGGGCGATATTGTCCCCCTGGCCACGGTGGGAACAAAATTCAACGAAGAATTCACGGTGAAAAAAAGCAAAATCCGCGGCGAGGAGTCGTCGGGCATGCTCTGCTCGGAAAAGGAAATGGGTCTCTCCGACGACCATTCGGGCATCATGATTCTTCCGGAAAACACGAAAACCGGCGTTGCCATGAGCGAGCTCTACGGCGAGTGGGTCGATATCCGCTTTGAAATCGACAATAAATCAATAACGCACCGCCCCGACCTGTGGAGCCATGTGGGCTTCGCCCGCGAGATAGGGGCTCTCCTGGGAAGACCCGTAAAGGACCCCGTGGACCATTCCCTGGCCAAAACCTTTAAAAACACCGCAGACCTGAAGGTGACCATAAAAGACCCCGAGGCCTGCCCGCGATACAGCGGCCTTGCCGTAAAAAACATCAAGATCGGCCCGTCGCCGGAATGGCTCAAGGCCATGGTGACCAGCATCGGCATGCGGCCCATAAACAACATCGTTGACGTCACCAACTATGTCATGGCGGAACTGGGCGAACCCATGCACGCCTTCGACCGGAAAAAACTGCGAGGCAACGAGATCATCGTGCGCCTGGCGGGAAAAAACGAAACCATCATGACCCTGGACGGCAAGGAGCACGCCCTCTTCGAGGATGATATTGTCATAGCCGACACGGGTGTCCCCATCGCCCTGGCTGGCGTCATGGGCGGCGGCAACAGCGAGATAGAAGACGGCACCACGGAAATTGTTCTGGAAGCGGCCAATTTCAGTCCCGTCCTCATCCGCAAAACGGCCCAGAAGCACAACAACCGCACGGAAGCGGCCATCCGCTTCGAAAAATCGCTGTCGCCGGAAATCACGCCGTCGGCGCTCATCCGCTGCTACGACCTGATAAAACAATGCCTCCCCGAAGCCGAGGCCATGACCGAAATCATCGATGCCTACCCGGTGCCACAGAAGACCGTCACCATCGAAATGACCATGGATTACATACGGGAGAAACTGGGAAACGACATCGCCGACGCAAGGATCATGGAAATTCTCACCTCCCTGGCCTTCCAGGTGAAGCAGGATGGAGCGTCGCTTTCCATTATAGTGCCGCCCTACCGCGCCACGAAAGACGTGTCCATACCGGCCGACATCGTGGAGGAAGTGGGACGGATATACGGCTACGACAATATCATCGCCAAGGCCCCCTACGTACCCTGCTCCCCTCCGGCGGTTAATGGGATCAGGACTTTCGAAAGAAAGGTAAAACAGATACTGAGCCGGGACTTTTCCATGACGGAAACCAGCGGCTATTCCTTCGTTGGTGAGGATATCCTGAACAAGCTGGGCATCAACGAGGACCGGGAGCTGCGGCTGCAGAATCCCCTGTCGCGTGAACACGACCGCCTGAACAGGTCACTTATTCCCAATGCCGTGAAAAACATCGACGTGAACCAGCGTTACCATGAAACTTGCATCACCTATGAAATGGGCCGCGTCTATATCAAGGACGACAGGAAATCGCCGGACCTTATAAAAGAAAGAACAAAGATCGCGGGCGTCATCTATGCCCGGAAGACGGCCGAGCCCCTTTTCTATCAGGCCAAAAGCACCGTGACAGGGCTCCTGGACATGCTTGCCGTGAAGAACGCGGTCCTGTCGCCCCAGAGTGAAAACCTGCCTCCCTACGCGCACCCGGGCCGCTCCATGTCCGTTACGGTGGACGGCGAGCCTATGGGCCTCATATTCGAACTGCACCCCCGCAAAGCCCGGGCTCTGGAGATAAGCGGTACGGCCGCCCTCTTCGACCTGGACATCACGGCCCTTTACGGCGCGGAGAAAAGCGTACCCGTTTTCTCAGAACTGCAGAAATATCCTGAAGTCCCTTTCGAGATTTCCGTTATTGCCGACAGTATGGTCTATGCCGGAGATATCGCAAAAATCATCGCCAACGCCAACAGGCAGTACATCAAAAGAACCGATGTCCTGACTATCTACGAAGGAACACAGATCGAAAAAGGGAAGAAATCCATTTCTTTCAGGATAATCCTGGCCGCTCCCGACCGGACCCTGGAGCCCGCCGAGATCGACAAGATGCAGAAGAAGATCATCGGCGACCTGAAGGCCAAGGGATTTCCGCTGCGGTAA
- the cyaB gene encoding class IV adenylate cyclase, with the protein MLEIEIKSPCDGHEKIMARLADMGALLTTTRTEEDLYFNHPARDFRETDEALRIRRIDADSIVTYKGPKLSGRAKTRLEVETAVESFQSMRDILEHLGFVSSGSVLKERKIYHLKDVEVCLDSVQGLGTFVELEKMGEDRERIEDELFGLAARLGLESFERRSYLEMVLEAGK; encoded by the coding sequence ATGCTGGAGATAGAGATAAAGTCGCCCTGCGACGGCCATGAGAAAATCATGGCCCGGCTTGCGGACATGGGGGCCCTTTTGACGACGACCAGGACCGAGGAGGATCTCTACTTCAATCATCCGGCCCGGGATTTCCGTGAGACCGACGAAGCTCTGCGCATCCGCCGGATCGATGCCGATTCTATCGTCACCTACAAGGGGCCGAAGCTTTCGGGTCGCGCCAAGACGCGTCTCGAGGTGGAGACCGCCGTGGAGAGCTTTCAGTCCATGCGTGACATCCTGGAACACCTGGGATTTGTCAGTTCAGGGTCGGTTCTCAAGGAGCGGAAAATTTATCATCTCAAAGACGTGGAGGTGTGCCTGGACTCGGTGCAGGGCCTGGGGACATTCGTTGAACTGGAAAAGATGGGTGAGGACCGGGAAAGGATCGAGGATGAACTCTTCGGACTGGCGGCGCGCCTGGGACTGGAGAGCTTCGAGCGGCGGTCCTATCTGGAGATGGTGCTCGAGGCCGGCAAATGA
- a CDS encoding AbrB family transcriptional regulator, whose product MTHSKITSKGQITIPRLVRNKLNLKTGDKIDFKIRDGEITLVPISKETTEVFGVLSRDNQKAVTIDQMNESIKERLRKSHT is encoded by the coding sequence ATGACTCATTCCAAAATAACCAGCAAGGGTCAGATTACTATCCCCAGGCTGGTCAGAAATAAACTAAATCTTAAAACAGGTGATAAAATTGATTTCAAGATCAGGGATGGCGAAATCACACTTGTTCCCATATCAAAAGAAACGACTGAAGTCTTCGGTGTTCTTTCAAGAGACAATCAAAAGGCCGTTACCATTGATCAGATGAACGAATCCATAAAAGAAAGATTGAGAAAAAGCCACACATGA